One genomic window of Clostridioides sp. ES-S-0054-01 includes the following:
- the cas3 gene encoding CRISPR-associated helicase Cas3': protein MIYAKSNPVETLREHTDELLEQRNILKCCYDTSINKLDFLGKEKFWEWLDFVIEFHDVGKAFSPFQKLIRSRMDIEINEPEITTNLENNIGHNFISPAFINYGYLDIEDDWDLMDVLNQIIVYHHERDIFIDEDFKDLVQKVLDKDLINKVDEIQNEFNVRYHIKTKKLSNIYLQGIEKRIDKNHKYYNLYIMLKGILHRLDHSASAHEVVECNSNMNIGEYTEKHLIKEFGSLREVQAFAKLNRSKNIILIASTGMGKTETALIWIDKEKAFFTLPLRVSINALFDRAKNIVGVGESNDTFLGLLHSTAIDYLEESNQENSNEIVDLAKLLSCKLTFSTIDQIFKFPFLYRGYEKVYSTLAYSKVVIDEIQAYSPEIAAVLVKGIEMIHKIGGRFMIMTATMPTIYIDELKKRGVIDSNIAILTKNTTKIRHCVAIVKNSIDKNLEKIIQSGMNKKVLVIVNTVKSAVEKYELIEEIVKSKGIDINVNLLHSMYIQEDRAKLEKYIKEFANSDRNGIWITTQLVEASLDIDFDELHTENSTLDSLFQRFGRCYRSREYKENSPNIFIYTEKATGIGSIYDETIVKNGLELLKAFINGKECVKMEEKYKVEMVKILYSKESLEGTAFKKRFTSALNILDTITPYSLGSKDAQNILRNIEGYTVIPEDIYNKIEETLIKNYKNLGQELTEAYSNEDRQLINEIKSKRKKARREIIKKSVNIPIYKAKQNIVDINIKGLEDLKILLYKYDIHENEHTKQIFGKGVLIGKEIDQFI from the coding sequence TTGATATATGCAAAATCTAATCCAGTAGAAACATTAAGAGAACATACTGATGAGCTTTTAGAACAAAGAAATATATTAAAGTGTTGTTATGATACAAGTATAAATAAGTTAGATTTTTTAGGTAAAGAAAAATTCTGGGAATGGCTTGATTTTGTTATAGAATTTCATGATGTTGGAAAAGCATTTTCACCATTTCAAAAGCTAATAAGAAGTAGAATGGATATTGAAATAAATGAACCTGAAATAACAACTAATTTAGAGAACAATATAGGGCATAATTTTATTTCTCCTGCATTTATCAATTATGGATACTTGGATATAGAAGATGATTGGGATTTAATGGATGTGCTCAATCAAATTATTGTATATCATCATGAAAGAGATATCTTTATAGATGAAGATTTTAAAGATTTGGTACAAAAAGTATTAGATAAGGATTTAATAAATAAAGTAGATGAAATACAAAATGAATTTAATGTCAGATATCATATAAAAACTAAGAAACTTAGCAATATATATTTACAAGGTATAGAAAAAAGAATAGATAAAAATCATAAATACTATAATTTATATATTATGTTAAAAGGTATACTACATAGACTAGACCATAGTGCTTCTGCTCATGAGGTTGTGGAGTGTAATAGTAATATGAATATAGGCGAATACACAGAAAAACATTTAATAAAAGAGTTTGGTAGTCTAAGGGAAGTTCAGGCATTTGCTAAATTGAATAGAAGCAAGAATATAATACTGATTGCATCTACAGGAATGGGAAAAACAGAAACTGCTTTAATTTGGATAGATAAAGAGAAGGCATTTTTTACATTACCATTAAGGGTAAGTATAAATGCATTATTTGATAGGGCAAAAAATATAGTTGGAGTAGGAGAATCAAATGATACATTCTTAGGATTGTTACATTCAACAGCAATAGATTATCTGGAAGAAAGTAATCAAGAAAATTCAAATGAGATTGTAGATTTAGCAAAGTTATTATCTTGTAAGCTGACATTTTCTACAATAGACCAAATATTTAAATTCCCTTTTTTGTATAGAGGCTATGAAAAAGTATACTCAACATTAGCATATTCAAAGGTAGTCATAGATGAGATACAAGCATATTCGCCAGAAATAGCAGCTGTACTGGTAAAAGGCATAGAAATGATACATAAGATAGGTGGCAGATTTATGATAATGACAGCTACTATGCCAACTATATATATAGATGAACTAAAAAAAAGAGGTGTAATAGATAGTAATATAGCTATATTAACAAAAAATACAACAAAAATACGACACTGTGTAGCCATTGTAAAAAATTCAATAGATAAAAATTTAGAAAAAATAATACAAAGTGGAATGAATAAAAAAGTTTTAGTAATAGTAAATACAGTTAAAAGTGCTGTAGAAAAATATGAGTTAATAGAAGAGATAGTTAAGTCAAAAGGAATAGATATTAATGTAAATCTTCTACATTCTATGTATATACAAGAAGATAGAGCAAAGTTAGAAAAATATATAAAAGAATTTGCCAATAGTGATAGAAATGGAATTTGGATTACAACACAATTAGTAGAGGCATCCCTTGATATTGATTTTGATGAGCTTCATACAGAAAATTCAACACTTGACAGTTTATTTCAAAGGTTTGGAAGATGTTATAGAAGTCGTGAGTATAAAGAAAATAGTCCAAATATATTTATATATACAGAAAAAGCTACAGGAATAGGCAGTATTTATGATGAAACAATTGTAAAAAATGGACTTGAGTTATTGAAAGCTTTTATAAATGGCAAAGAATGTGTGAAGATGGAAGAAAAATATAAGGTAGAAATGGTTAAGATACTATACTCTAAGGAAAGTTTAGAAGGTACAGCTTTTAAAAAGAGATTTACTAGTGCTTTAAATATTTTAGATACTATAACACCATATAGTTTGGGTTCTAAAGACGCACAAAATATACTTAGAAATATTGAAGGATATACAGTAATTCCAGAGGATATATATAATAAAATTGAAGAAACTTTAATAAAAAATTATAAAAATTTGGGTCAAGAACTTACAGAGGCATATAGTAATGAAGACAGACAATTAATAAATGAAATAAAATCTAAGAGAAAAAAAGCTAGAAGAGAAATAATTAAAAAAAGTGTAAATATACCAATATATAAAGCTAAACAAAATATAGTGGATATAAATATAAAGGGGCTAGAAGATTTAAAAATACTTTTATATAAATATGATATACATGAAAATGAGCATACAAAACAGATATTTGGCAAAGGTGTGCTTATAGGTAAGGAAATAGACCAATTTATTTGA
- the cas5b gene encoding type I-B CRISPR-associated protein Cas5: protein MKVLKLDLFQETACYKKPFAMKITETYPLPPYSTVNGLIHKTLNATEYIPFNISVQGTYESIFNNYQTTYFYKKDSITSMPMNSHMLLNVNLIIHIGGDFELLKKLYDSLLNYDEHLSLGRKEDLVRINDIRFVEVNKFEVNAVKVEVDDYENHKLSKYKIRRPIYIPKSTLQDKVINGISYRLNNYYKNNANKDKKRIWNKIDSYYIEKGNKIRRGYILLDADGDLLYFNRKEGDESY from the coding sequence ATGAAGGTTTTGAAATTAGATTTATTTCAAGAAACTGCATGCTATAAAAAGCCATTTGCTATGAAGATTACAGAGACATATCCACTACCACCGTATTCTACAGTAAATGGATTAATTCACAAAACATTAAATGCTACAGAGTATATACCATTTAATATAAGTGTGCAAGGAACATATGAAAGTATATTTAATAATTATCAGACAACTTATTTTTACAAAAAGGATAGTATTACATCTATGCCAATGAACAGTCATATGTTATTGAATGTAAATTTGATAATTCATATAGGTGGGGATTTTGAATTATTAAAAAAATTATATGATAGTTTATTAAATTATGATGAGCATTTATCATTAGGTAGAAAAGAAGATTTAGTAAGAATTAATGATATTAGATTTGTAGAAGTTAATAAGTTTGAAGTAAATGCTGTGAAAGTAGAAGTAGATGATTATGAAAATCACAAATTATCAAAATATAAGATAAGACGACCTATATATATACCAAAGTCAACTTTACAAGATAAAGTAATAAATGGGATAAGCTATAGACTCAACAATTATTATAAAAATAATGCTAATAAAGATAAAAAAAGAATTTGGAACAAAATTGATAGTTATTATATTGAAAAAGGTAATAAAATAAGACGTGGATATATATTGTTAGATGCAGATGGAGATTTATTATACTTTAATAGAAAAGAAGGAGATGAGTCTTATTGA
- the cas7i gene encoding type I-B CRISPR-associated protein Cas7/Cst2/DevR codes for MKRGLTFTVIAQAQSLNYGEGIGNISELKKLSRDDGNIYTFASRQCLRYDIVRLASELFNWNLQVVDKGKGTIQFKDNISIRESEEMDLFGYMKTNKKDEKDKKGGSLTREATVRLSNAISLEPYRSDMDFLNNKGLADRIGEHPNLANIEQHLSYYTYTVTIDLSKIGKDGDIELDNKDKCRRVVEFLEIIKVLNRNIRGRQENLSPLFLVGGVYEIPNPFFLGRIKLKGDKNGFKVNKSAIEEVVQGTFLGKGLKEFTYVGMVDGAFTNKEEFEELFEDNFLSVDKFFGQLVKEVKEYYGVN; via the coding sequence ATGAAAAGAGGATTAACATTTACAGTAATAGCACAGGCTCAAAGTTTAAACTATGGTGAAGGGATAGGTAATATATCAGAATTAAAAAAACTAAGTAGAGATGATGGAAACATCTATACATTTGCATCTCGTCAGTGTCTAAGATATGACATAGTACGATTAGCTTCGGAGTTATTTAATTGGAATTTACAAGTTGTTGATAAAGGAAAAGGTACAATTCAGTTTAAAGACAATATAAGCATAAGAGAATCAGAAGAAATGGACTTATTTGGATATATGAAAACAAATAAAAAAGATGAGAAAGATAAAAAAGGGGGTTCATTGACTAGAGAAGCCACTGTAAGATTGAGTAATGCGATTTCTCTTGAGCCATATAGAAGCGATATGGATTTTTTAAATAATAAAGGATTAGCAGATAGAATAGGAGAACACCCTAATCTTGCCAACATAGAGCAACATTTAAGTTATTATACATATACAGTGACTATAGATTTATCTAAAATAGGTAAGGATGGAGATATAGAACTTGATAATAAAGATAAATGTAGAAGAGTAGTAGAATTTTTAGAAATAATAAAAGTATTGAATAGAAATATTAGAGGTAGACAAGAAAATTTATCTCCTCTATTTTTAGTAGGAGGAGTATATGAAATACCAAATCCATTTTTCTTGGGTAGAATTAAATTAAAAGGAGATAAAAATGGATTTAAAGTAAATAAGTCAGCAATAGAAGAAGTAGTTCAAGGTACTTTTTTAGGAAAGGGTCTAAAAGAGTTTACCTATGTGGGAATGGTAGACGGAGCATTTACAAATAAAGAAGAATTTGAGGAGTTATTTGAAGATAATTTTTTAAGTGTAGATAAATTTTTTGGACAATTAGTTAAAGAGGTAAAGGAATATTATGGGGTGAATTAA
- the cas8a1 gene encoding type I-B CRISPR-associated protein Cas8b1/Cst1, which translates to MKLRVYRGDWFFNMGIVGFLNIIKKSEKKSEIFIMEDYIEFDSSFLGNFHEYYFDYFMDEYDVSKRIRKSVDYNINFIKSKPDKIKDGIKKIKDNIKQQNDKVKKFDEDNSNLIKEKLDIMSKIKSYDEFDLLETLIDEIIDIFKIKSINDRLTANLYKYVVQDNYFGQVSFFNVAKAKLDLDGLKQVMFNDYLRQIIYFGELEDLLEENDCDKLKNYLNDRLNSIAKDISEKKVSKSSVNTIEKIMKEINKNFIKKNKSIEDIKLYMDGLEVCEMCGSYKGILDEYSESNFAPLGVSTNNARNMFWNQEYTSSICDVCKLILFCTPAGATYTRKNYLSNEENEFYLFVNMDTSINELFERNNELKLQKSELSDSKYENFFNKFIKTIIVEENKLKSEWQLANILFVEFKASIDSKKCKINYFNIPTYLAKIFTDEYANKKIQSIYDYKLKSNVLDLSLKNRDLKHLTNNTLRNKVNNYMESNNKSNILGIDCFRVVQLRALINSYKKGVYRMDSKNLEKNDEKLRIIYYLGCDIHDHYVNKNSKNKIDGVSYKLLNLVKVGNKSDFMDTLIRIFMSAEKKLPAFFLDIEIEKDLDFESIGHAFISGLISGKYEGKDKLTNEEEEK; encoded by the coding sequence ATGAAGTTAAGAGTTTATAGAGGAGACTGGTTCTTTAATATGGGTATAGTTGGATTTTTAAACATAATAAAGAAATCAGAGAAGAAATCAGAAATATTTATTATGGAAGACTATATTGAATTTGATAGTTCCTTTCTTGGAAACTTTCATGAGTATTATTTTGATTACTTCATGGATGAATATGATGTATCCAAAAGGATTAGAAAGAGTGTTGATTATAATATAAATTTTATTAAGTCTAAGCCTGATAAAATCAAAGATGGAATTAAGAAAATTAAGGATAATATAAAACAGCAAAATGATAAGGTCAAAAAATTTGATGAAGATAATTCTAACTTGATAAAAGAAAAGCTAGACATTATGTCTAAGATAAAAAGTTATGATGAATTTGATTTATTAGAAACTTTAATTGATGAGATTATTGATATATTTAAAATAAAATCAATAAATGACAGACTTACAGCCAATCTTTATAAATATGTAGTTCAAGATAATTATTTTGGACAAGTTAGTTTTTTTAATGTTGCTAAGGCTAAATTAGATTTAGATGGATTAAAACAAGTAATGTTTAATGATTATTTAAGACAAATTATATATTTTGGAGAGTTAGAAGATTTATTAGAAGAGAATGACTGTGATAAGTTGAAAAACTATTTGAATGATAGATTAAATAGTATAGCTAAGGATATAAGTGAAAAAAAAGTTAGTAAGTCTAGTGTAAATACTATAGAAAAAATTATGAAGGAAATAAATAAAAACTTTATAAAGAAAAATAAAAGTATTGAAGACATAAAGTTGTATATGGATGGTTTAGAAGTATGTGAAATGTGTGGTTCATATAAAGGAATATTAGATGAATACTCAGAAAGTAATTTTGCTCCACTTGGAGTAAGTACCAATAATGCTAGGAATATGTTTTGGAATCAGGAGTATACATCATCAATATGTGATGTTTGTAAGCTTATATTATTCTGTACTCCAGCAGGGGCTACTTATACAAGAAAGAACTATTTATCTAATGAAGAGAATGAGTTTTATTTATTTGTTAACATGGATACTTCTATAAATGAGCTTTTTGAAAGAAATAATGAGTTGAAACTACAGAAAAGTGAGTTATCAGATTCAAAATATGAAAACTTTTTTAATAAATTTATAAAAACTATAATAGTAGAAGAAAATAAATTAAAAAGTGAATGGCAACTTGCGAATATCCTTTTTGTAGAATTCAAAGCAAGTATAGATTCTAAAAAGTGTAAAATAAATTACTTTAATATTCCTACTTATTTAGCAAAAATTTTTACAGATGAGTATGCAAATAAAAAAATACAAAGTATCTATGATTATAAGCTTAAATCAAATGTATTAGATTTAAGCTTGAAAAATAGGGACTTGAAGCATTTAACTAATAATACTTTAAGAAATAAAGTTAATAATTATATGGAAAGCAACAACAAATCAAATATATTAGGAATAGATTGTTTTAGAGTAGTCCAATTAAGAGCATTAATAAATAGTTATAAGAAGGGGGTATATAGAATGGATAGTAAAAATTTGGAAAAGAATGATGAAAAACTGAGAATAATTTATTATTTGGGTTGTGATATACATGACCATTATGTCAATAAAAATTCTAAAAATAAAATAGATGGAGTAAGTTATAAACTTTTAAATTTAGTTAAAGTAGGAAATAAAAGTGATTTTATGGATACACTTATAAGAATTTTTATGTCAGCTGAAAAAAAGCTTCCAGCGTTTTTTTTAGATATAGAGATTGAAAAAGATTTAGACTTTGAATCTATAGGTCATGCTTTTATATCTGGATTAATTTCTGGAAAATATGAAGGAAAAGATAAACTAACAAACGAAGAGGAGGAAAAATAA
- the cas6 gene encoding CRISPR-associated endoribonuclease Cas6: protein MKMKIEFSTDCIPISYNSLFMSIIKEAIRKSNEDYYKNMYYYNEKNNKKTKNFTFSVYIKKYSIEGDNFIIKDKVILNISTPDLELGFHIYNGLMTSKKCLYKEYELTRIRIDLSREKKVTKEMVLFNALSPICIKSKEGKFLEINDDGYIEELNYITNEVIKNYRGNGLKRKLEFENIGFKKVVVKERLREFKKITGKEYQYVNGYKGKFILKGDIDDLNLIYNLGVGFRRAQGFGNVDILEWR, encoded by the coding sequence ATGAAAATGAAAATTGAATTTAGTACAGATTGTATACCAATATCTTATAATTCACTCTTTATGAGTATTATAAAAGAAGCGATAAGAAAGTCTAATGAAGATTACTATAAAAATATGTACTATTATAATGAAAAAAATAATAAAAAAACTAAAAATTTCACATTTTCAGTTTATATAAAAAAATATAGCATTGAAGGCGACAATTTTATTATTAAAGATAAAGTAATATTAAATATAAGTACTCCAGATTTAGAATTAGGTTTTCATATATATAATGGATTAATGACTTCTAAAAAGTGCTTATATAAAGAATATGAACTTACAAGGATTAGAATAGACTTATCAAGAGAAAAGAAGGTAACAAAAGAGATGGTACTATTTAATGCACTATCTCCAATTTGTATAAAGTCTAAAGAAGGAAAATTCTTGGAGATAAATGATGATGGATATATAGAAGAGTTAAACTATATAACTAATGAAGTTATCAAAAACTATAGAGGAAATGGATTAAAAAGAAAACTAGAATTTGAAAATATAGGTTTTAAAAAGGTAGTTGTTAAAGAGCGTTTAAGAGAATTTAAAAAAATAACAGGAAAAGAGTATCAATATGTTAATGGTTACAAAGGTAAGTTTATATTAAAAGGCGATATTGATGACTTAAATCTTATCTACAACCTAGGAGTAGGTTTTAGGCGAGCACAGGGGTTTGGAAATGTAGATATTCTAGAATGGAGGTGA
- a CDS encoding transcriptional regulator yields MMILIQSRGRMKCKELAEELEVSERQIKSYKEYLEQAGIFINSTPGIYGGYEIDKCNSISLIKLLDSEVSILDMINSQLEYNNDIYKNEFNSIVEKIKAVLNTGEKSDTYMDYFTVQAQRNCNYEFEKNKCNEITRAYTTKRKLWIEYYSLNLGSSERIVHPYGLFNYKSDTYMVAFCEKRLKFIDFKLCRIKSYKVLEEKYNVDKSFNWDEYSKNSIGIYKGEEINVVIKISHPFSIIIKEKVWVNNQQIVEYDNNSILFKAKMRGYEEIKSWILSMGAYVEVIEPIRLRDDILSEIEKMKKIY; encoded by the coding sequence ATGATGATATTAATTCAAAGTAGAGGAAGAATGAAGTGTAAAGAGCTAGCAGAAGAATTGGAAGTAAGTGAAAGGCAAATAAAAAGTTATAAGGAATATTTAGAACAAGCAGGTATATTTATAAATTCAACACCTGGGATTTATGGTGGATATGAAATTGATAAATGTAATAGTATCTCACTAATTAAATTATTGGATAGTGAAGTTTCAATTCTAGACATGATAAATTCACAACTAGAGTACAATAATGATATTTACAAAAATGAATTTAATAGTATTGTAGAAAAAATAAAAGCAGTATTAAATACAGGAGAAAAAAGCGATACATATATGGATTATTTCACAGTACAAGCACAACGTAATTGTAATTATGAGTTTGAAAAAAATAAATGTAACGAAATAACTAGAGCGTATACGACAAAACGTAAGCTTTGGATAGAATATTATTCATTGAACTTAGGTAGTAGCGAAAGAATTGTTCATCCATACGGTTTATTTAACTATAAATCAGATACCTATATGGTAGCTTTTTGTGAAAAAAGGCTTAAGTTTATAGATTTTAAATTATGTAGAATTAAAAGTTATAAGGTTTTAGAAGAAAAATATAATGTAGATAAAAGTTTTAATTGGGATGAATATAGTAAAAATAGTATAGGAATTTATAAGGGAGAAGAAATTAATGTTGTTATAAAAATTAGCCATCCATTTTCAATAATTATAAAGGAGAAAGTTTGGGTTAATAATCAACAAATTGTAGAGTATGACAATAATTCTATACTATTTAAAGCTAAAATGAGAGGTTATGAAGAGATAAAAAGTTGGATTTTGAGTATGGGAGCTTATGTTGAAGTTATAGAACCTATTAGACTTAGAGATGATATATTGTCAGAAATTGAAAAAATGAAAAAAATTTACTGA
- a CDS encoding ABC transporter permease: protein MNIKQFAINNISRNIKAYLGYLASIVISSSLLFSFIMFTSHPDLDVSQFPDYLKEGLKMSKIIAYLFLFFFVFYSVSVFLKSRYKEFGILYITGISKRQVMKLIFIENMIINIVSSVIGIIIGLIFAKIFLVIMATFLELSPLKFYIPFNAILSTLIYFMILAILTSIFTSFIVKENQVLKLLKGTKTPKPEPKTSLMLAILSICLFIIAYYNAVTSTDQYTTYLRLVPVTFLTIVATYLFFSQFSVFFMKKLKLNKRFYRKNTNMLWISNLIYKVKDNARIFFLITITSAVTFTAIGTVYSFWKDVNRQINLIYPNTIYYSTMTLHNDPKKPDSKEKDKERMRFIETKLKKENIDYTIINGEFKTVFPKKSDFNVRIMKESKYLEITEAIGVKPISFEDNESISLLSSSLPGNKKVKENVIVGNKSLKVAKQVEECVMPAYYKNMYVVKDNFYDSIESKFIVDRFTAFEVEDSSKTIEICRQFENKFNNESGMQPYLFFSKDLMIETGKLMYSTFIFLAIFIGLIFFVTTSSFLYNKFYMDCQVDKKKYEQLNKLGMTYNEIKKASTIEIGIVFLLPYVVAVVHSIFALTALKNSFDIEVASSAVLVMGSLFLVQIVYFLIVRNNYLKEIRLNLVNF, encoded by the coding sequence ATGAATATAAAACAGTTTGCTATTAACAATATTTCAAGAAATATTAAAGCGTATTTAGGATACTTAGCAAGTATTGTTATATCATCTTCACTGCTATTTTCTTTTATTATGTTTACAAGTCATCCAGATTTAGATGTATCTCAATTTCCTGATTATTTAAAAGAAGGTCTCAAGATGAGTAAGATAATTGCATATCTATTCTTATTCTTCTTTGTGTTTTATTCAGTTAGTGTGTTTCTTAAAAGTAGATATAAAGAATTTGGAATACTTTATATTACAGGTATATCAAAACGCCAAGTAATGAAATTAATCTTTATAGAAAATATGATAATAAATATAGTATCTTCTGTAATTGGAATAATAATAGGCTTAATCTTTGCAAAGATATTTTTAGTGATTATGGCTACTTTTTTAGAATTATCACCATTAAAATTCTATATACCATTTAATGCAATATTGTCTACTTTAATATATTTTATGATTTTAGCTATATTGACATCAATATTTACTTCTTTTATAGTTAAGGAAAATCAGGTGTTGAAGTTACTTAAAGGTACAAAAACTCCAAAACCAGAGCCTAAAACATCACTAATGCTTGCTATATTAAGTATTTGTCTGTTTATAATAGCATATTATAATGCTGTTACCTCAACTGACCAATATACGACATATCTGCGCTTAGTTCCAGTTACATTTCTTACTATAGTAGCAACCTATTTATTCTTTTCTCAATTTAGTGTGTTTTTTATGAAGAAGCTAAAATTAAACAAGAGATTTTATAGAAAAAATACAAATATGCTTTGGATTTCAAACTTAATTTATAAAGTAAAGGATAATGCTAGAATATTTTTCTTGATAACTATAACTTCTGCAGTAACATTTACTGCTATAGGTACAGTTTATTCTTTTTGGAAAGATGTAAATCGTCAAATTAATTTAATATATCCTAATACAATATATTATTCAACTATGACCTTGCATAATGACCCTAAGAAGCCTGATAGCAAAGAAAAAGACAAGGAAAGAATGAGATTTATAGAAACTAAGCTAAAAAAAGAAAATATAGACTATACAATAATTAATGGTGAATTTAAAACTGTATTTCCCAAGAAAAGTGATTTTAATGTCAGAATTATGAAAGAATCTAAGTACCTAGAAATAACAGAGGCTATAGGGGTTAAGCCTATAAGTTTTGAAGATAATGAATCTATATCATTATTATCATCAAGTTTACCAGGAAATAAGAAAGTCAAAGAAAATGTTATTGTAGGGAATAAAAGTTTAAAGGTAGCAAAACAAGTAGAAGAATGTGTTATGCCAGCATATTATAAAAATATGTATGTGGTAAAGGATAATTTTTATGATAGTATAGAATCAAAATTTATAGTGGATAGATTTACTGCATTTGAAGTAGAGGATTCAAGTAAAACTATAGAGATATGTAGACAATTTGAGAATAAATTTAATAATGAGTCTGGGATGCAGCCATATTTGTTTTTCTCTAAAGACTTAATGATAGAAACTGGGAAATTAATGTATTCTACATTTATATTTTTAGCAATATTTATAGGTTTAATTTTCTTTGTTACTACAAGTAGCTTTTTATATAATAAGTTTTATATGGATTGTCAAGTTGATAAGAAAAAGTATGAGCAGTTAAATAAATTGGGGATGACATATAATGAGATTAAAAAAGCTTCAACTATTGAGATTGGAATTGTGTTTTTATTACCTTATGTAGTGGCAGTTGTACATTCGATATTTGCACTTACTGCTTTGAAGAATTCTTTTGATATAGAAGTAGCATCTTCAGCAGTTTTGGTAATGGGAAGCCTATTTTTAGTTCAAATAGTGTATTTCTTAATTGTGAGAAATAATTATTTAAAAGAGATAAGATTAAACTTAGTTAATTTTTAG